The Maylandia zebra isolate NMK-2024a linkage group LG7, Mzebra_GT3a, whole genome shotgun sequence genome contains a region encoding:
- the idh3a gene encoding isocitrate dehydrogenase [NAD] subunit alpha, mitochondrial isoform X2 has translation MAGKAWRSALSQVVGALKNETPQSRTFIRGIQTVTLIPGDGIGPEISNAVMKIFEAAKAPIRWEERNVTAIRGPGGKWMIPPDAKESMDKNKIGLKGPLKTPIAAGHPSMNLLLRKTFDLYANVRPCVSIEGYQTPYTDVNLVTIRENTEGEYSGIEHVIVDGVVQSIKLITEQASKRIAEYAFEYARNNQRASVTAVHKANIMRMSDGLFLRKCREAAEKYKDVKFTEMYLDTVCLNMVQDPTQFDVLVMPNLYGDILSDLCAGLIGGLGVTPSGNIGANGVAIFESVHGTAPDIAGKDLANPTALLLSAVMMLRHMGLRGHAKKIESACFDTIRDRKVLTKDLGGNSKCSEFTEAICQRMKDMD, from the exons ATGGCAGGGAAGGCGTGGAGGTCAGCG ttGTCACAGGTAGTTGGGGCTTTGAAGAATGAGACTCCACAATCCAGGACTTTCATCCGTGgg ATTCAGACTGTCACTTTAATCCCCGGTGATGGGATTGGTCCAGAGATCTCCAATGCTGTCATGAAGATATTTGAAGCAGCTAAA GCACCTATTCGGTGGGAAGAGAGAAATGTTACAGCCATTCGGGGACCTGGTGGAAAGTGGATGATACCTCCAGATGCCAAAGAATCAATGGACAAGAACAAAATTGGCCTGAAAG GCCCTTTGAAGACACCAATAGCTGCTGGCCATCCCTCCATGAACCTGTTGTTGAGGAAAACCTTCGACCTCTATGCTAATGTGCGGCCCTGCGTGTCCATTGAGGGCTACCAGACCCCCTACACTGATGTGAACCTGGTCACAATCAGGGAGAACACCGAGGGAGAATACAGTGGAATTGAACATGTT ATTGTTGATGGTGTTGTACAGAGTATTAAGCTCATCACCGAACAAGCCAGCAAACGCATTGCAGAGTATGCTTTTGAATATGCAAGAAACAATCAGAGAGCCAGTGTTACAGCTGTTCATAAGGCGAATATCAT gcGCATGTCAGATGGACTTTTCCTACGAAAATGTAGAGAGGCCGCTGAAAAGTACAAAGATGTGAAATTCACTGAGATGTACTTGGATACCGTGTGCCTTAAT ATGGTGCAGGATCCCACACAGTTTGATGTACTAGTGATGCCAAATTTGTATGGAGATATCTTAAG TGATCTTTGTGCCGGATTAATTGGAGGTCTTGGAGTGACTCCTAGTGGAAACATTGGTGCAAATGGTGTGGCCATATTTGAGTCG GTTCATGGAACTGCTCCAGATATAGCAGGAAAAGACTTGGCTAACCCCACCGCCCTGCTGCTCAGTGCAGTCATGATGCTGCGGCACATGGGTCTTCGTGGGCATGCCAAGAAGATTGAAAGTGCCTGTTTTGACACAATTCGAGACAGAAAG GTTCTGACCAAAGACCTGGGAGGGAACTCAAAGTGCTCAGAATTCACAGAAGCAATATGTCAGAGAATGAAGGATATGGACTAA
- the idh3a gene encoding isocitrate dehydrogenase [NAD] subunit alpha, mitochondrial isoform X1, which produces MAGKAWRSAILNLLTKLGLSINGKDKLKPQELSQVVGALKNETPQSRTFIRGIQTVTLIPGDGIGPEISNAVMKIFEAAKAPIRWEERNVTAIRGPGGKWMIPPDAKESMDKNKIGLKGPLKTPIAAGHPSMNLLLRKTFDLYANVRPCVSIEGYQTPYTDVNLVTIRENTEGEYSGIEHVIVDGVVQSIKLITEQASKRIAEYAFEYARNNQRASVTAVHKANIMRMSDGLFLRKCREAAEKYKDVKFTEMYLDTVCLNMVQDPTQFDVLVMPNLYGDILSDLCAGLIGGLGVTPSGNIGANGVAIFESVHGTAPDIAGKDLANPTALLLSAVMMLRHMGLRGHAKKIESACFDTIRDRKVLTKDLGGNSKCSEFTEAICQRMKDMD; this is translated from the exons ATGGCAGGGAAGGCGTGGAGGTCAGCG ATTCTTAATCTACTAACAAAGTTGGGTTTATCGATCAATGGCAAGGATAAACTCAAACCACAGGAA ttGTCACAGGTAGTTGGGGCTTTGAAGAATGAGACTCCACAATCCAGGACTTTCATCCGTGgg ATTCAGACTGTCACTTTAATCCCCGGTGATGGGATTGGTCCAGAGATCTCCAATGCTGTCATGAAGATATTTGAAGCAGCTAAA GCACCTATTCGGTGGGAAGAGAGAAATGTTACAGCCATTCGGGGACCTGGTGGAAAGTGGATGATACCTCCAGATGCCAAAGAATCAATGGACAAGAACAAAATTGGCCTGAAAG GCCCTTTGAAGACACCAATAGCTGCTGGCCATCCCTCCATGAACCTGTTGTTGAGGAAAACCTTCGACCTCTATGCTAATGTGCGGCCCTGCGTGTCCATTGAGGGCTACCAGACCCCCTACACTGATGTGAACCTGGTCACAATCAGGGAGAACACCGAGGGAGAATACAGTGGAATTGAACATGTT ATTGTTGATGGTGTTGTACAGAGTATTAAGCTCATCACCGAACAAGCCAGCAAACGCATTGCAGAGTATGCTTTTGAATATGCAAGAAACAATCAGAGAGCCAGTGTTACAGCTGTTCATAAGGCGAATATCAT gcGCATGTCAGATGGACTTTTCCTACGAAAATGTAGAGAGGCCGCTGAAAAGTACAAAGATGTGAAATTCACTGAGATGTACTTGGATACCGTGTGCCTTAAT ATGGTGCAGGATCCCACACAGTTTGATGTACTAGTGATGCCAAATTTGTATGGAGATATCTTAAG TGATCTTTGTGCCGGATTAATTGGAGGTCTTGGAGTGACTCCTAGTGGAAACATTGGTGCAAATGGTGTGGCCATATTTGAGTCG GTTCATGGAACTGCTCCAGATATAGCAGGAAAAGACTTGGCTAACCCCACCGCCCTGCTGCTCAGTGCAGTCATGATGCTGCGGCACATGGGTCTTCGTGGGCATGCCAAGAAGATTGAAAGTGCCTGTTTTGACACAATTCGAGACAGAAAG GTTCTGACCAAAGACCTGGGAGGGAACTCAAAGTGCTCAGAATTCACAGAAGCAATATGTCAGAGAATGAAGGATATGGACTAA
- the lrrc61 gene encoding leucine-rich repeat-containing protein 61 isoform X2, producing MDSKREKDQDADHEKITAVLLKSRTGEFDLESILFLKLRNLGIHDLGCTGECINLERLDLSGNNITNLAPLASLRLLSVLNLSNNRVSNLEPLRTCDVLQNLNVAGNIISSIENLHCLVSLRKLENIRLKDNTYNYTNPVCRNSSYRAVVLEMFPNIKVLDGERVVGRGSDLYQLCKDIDDTIKDVLHECRLLNNRATHVISQTERSMSLKKQPKQYAI from the exons ATGGACTCCAAGCGAGAGAAGGACCAAG ATGCAGACCATGAAAAGATAACTGCCGTGCTTCTCAAGTCACGTACCGGGGAATTTGATCTGGAGTCGATATTGTTTCTCAAATTAAGAAATCTCG GTATACATGATCTTGGATGCACTGGGGAATGTATAAACCTGGAGAGACTGGACCTCTCTGGAAATAATATCACAAATTTGGCTCCTTTAGCATCTTTACGGCTTCTTTCAGTCCTCAATTTGTCTAACAACAGGGTCTCCAATTTAG AGCCCCTGCGCACTTGTGACGTTTTACAGAACTTAAATGTGGCTGGTAATATTATATCCAG TATTGAGAACCTACACTGCCTTGTTTCTTTGAGAAAGCTAGAAAATATACGTCTGAAAGACAACACATATAATTACACTAATCCAG TGTGCAGAAACTCTTCATATAGAGCGGTAGTTCTCGAGATGTTCCCCAATATCAAAGTCCTGGATG GTGAAAGAGTTGTTGGGCGTGGAAGCGATCTGTATCAGTTATGCAAGGACATTGATGATACCATAAAAG ATGTTCTTCATGAATGCAGACTCCTCAACAACAGAGCCACTCATGTGATTTCACAAACTGAAAGATCCATGAGCCTGAAGAAGCAACCAAAACAATATGCCATCTGA
- the lrrc61 gene encoding leucine-rich repeat-containing protein 61 isoform X1 — translation MDSKREKDQDADHEKITAVLLKSRTGEFDLESILFLKLRNLGIHDLGCTGECINLERLDLSGNNITNLAPLASLRLLSVLNLSNNRVSNLEPLRTCDVLQNLNVAGNIISSIENLHCLVSLRKLENIRLKDNTYNYTNPVCRNSSYRAVVLEMFPNIKVLDGERVVGRGSDLYQLCKDIDDTIKAGLYKNGQLVEHSDCKPWVEDSYWEIKRSNNAIIEEAYKQFNDVLHECRLLNNRATHVISQTERSMSLKKQPKQYAI, via the exons ATGGACTCCAAGCGAGAGAAGGACCAAG ATGCAGACCATGAAAAGATAACTGCCGTGCTTCTCAAGTCACGTACCGGGGAATTTGATCTGGAGTCGATATTGTTTCTCAAATTAAGAAATCTCG GTATACATGATCTTGGATGCACTGGGGAATGTATAAACCTGGAGAGACTGGACCTCTCTGGAAATAATATCACAAATTTGGCTCCTTTAGCATCTTTACGGCTTCTTTCAGTCCTCAATTTGTCTAACAACAGGGTCTCCAATTTAG AGCCCCTGCGCACTTGTGACGTTTTACAGAACTTAAATGTGGCTGGTAATATTATATCCAG TATTGAGAACCTACACTGCCTTGTTTCTTTGAGAAAGCTAGAAAATATACGTCTGAAAGACAACACATATAATTACACTAATCCAG TGTGCAGAAACTCTTCATATAGAGCGGTAGTTCTCGAGATGTTCCCCAATATCAAAGTCCTGGATG GTGAAAGAGTTGTTGGGCGTGGAAGCGATCTGTATCAGTTATGCAAGGACATTGATGATACCATAAAAG CTGGTCTGTACAAGAATGGACAGCTTGTTGAACATTCTGATTGCAAGCCATGGGTGGAAGATAGTTACTGGGAGATAAAGAGATCTAATAATGCCATTATTGAAGAAGCCTATAAGCAATTTAATG ATGTTCTTCATGAATGCAGACTCCTCAACAACAGAGCCACTCATGTGATTTCACAAACTGAAAGATCCATGAGCCTGAAGAAGCAACCAAAACAATATGCCATCTGA